One window of Populus nigra chromosome 5, ddPopNigr1.1, whole genome shotgun sequence genomic DNA carries:
- the LOC133693130 gene encoding calmodulin-like protein 11 has translation MADSLTEEQIAEFREAFCLIDKDADGFITMEELATIVQSLDRRPTKEEIQDMICDVDLDGSGTLDFEEFLNIMGRKQKENVTEELKEAFKVFDRNQDGYISANELRQVMINLGERLTEEEAEQMIREADVDGDGLVSYEEFARMMMVAF, from the exons atggcAGATTCTCTGACAGAAGAACAGATTGCTGAGTTCCGAGAGGCCTTTTGCTTGATCGACAAGGACGCAGATG GTTTCATTACAATGGAAGAACTGGCAACCATTGTCCAGTCATTGGATAGACGTCCTACGAAAGAAGAAATTCAAGACATGATATGTGACGTTGATCTTGATGGAAGTGGGACATTGGATTTTGAAGAATTCTTGAATATCATGGGGAGAAAGCAGaag GAAAATGTTACTGAGGAATTAAAAGAAGCTTTCAAAGTTTTTGATAGGAACCAAGACGGATATATTTCGGCCAATGAG CTAAGACAAGTGATGATAAATTTGGGAGAGAGACTGACGGAGGAAGAGGCTGAACAAATGATAAGAGAGGCTGACGTGGACGGTGATGGTCTAGTTAGTTACGAGGAATTTGCAAGGATGATGATGGTTGCTTTCTGA
- the LOC133695349 gene encoding calcium-transporting ATPase 12, plasma membrane-type-like, whose translation MASSKPSHIDCSTLLVNTFKKAQKRWRIAYLTIRSVRAMLSLVREIVSETNSRQFSGVLHSVSYAVLDTEPSCSHHHRKGNESTINIPNIDQTKLTEMVKEKDLIALNHLGGVEGVATVLGTNSKIGITGHDQEVSRRREMFGSNTYHKPPPKGFLFFVMEAFRDTTILILLVCAALSLGFGIKQHGIKEGWYEGGSIFVAVFLVIVVSAFSNYRQETQFDKLSKISNNIKVDVLRNERRQQISIFDIVVGDVVFLKIGDQIPADGLFLDGHSLEVDESSMTGESDHVAANTKENPFLFSGSKIADGYARMLVTSVGMNTAWGEMMSSINRDSDERTPLQARLDKLTSSIGKVGLSVAFIVLVVMLVRYFTGNTEDGNGKKEYIGSKTNTDDVLNAVVRIVAAAVTIVVVAIPEGLPLAVTLTLAYSMKRMMADQAMVRKLSACETMGSATVICTDKTGTLTLNQMKVAKFWLGQEPIEEDTYKAIAPSILELLHQGVSLNTTGSVYKSASGSGPEFSGSPTEKAILSWAVSELGMDMEELKQSYTILHVETFNSEKKRSGVSIRKMADNTVHVHWKGAAEMILALCSSYYESSGIIKSMDEDERSKIGKIIQGMAASSLRCIAFAHKRVTEEGMKDDDGESHQRLQEDGLTFLGIVGLKDPCRIGAKKAVEICKAAGVSVKMITGDNIFTAKAIATECGILELNNYVDNEEVVEGVVFRNYTNEQRMEKVDKIRVMARSSPFDKLLMVQCLRQKGHVVAVTGDGTNDAPALKEADIGLSMGIQGTEVAKESSDIVILDDNFTSVATVLRWGRCVYNNIQKFIQFQLTVNVAALVINFIAAVSAGEVPLTAVQLLWVNLIMDTLGALALATERPTDELMEMTPVGRTEPLITNIMWRNLLAQAFYQIAILLTLQFAGESIFNVSAEVNDTLIFNTFVLCQVFNEFNARSMEKQNVFKGIHRNHLFLGIIAITIVLQVVMVEFLKKFASTERLNWWQWVTCIVIAAVSWPIGWFVKLIPVSGKPLFSYLEKPIATFKRVMHSMCFRGTSSPGLGTGCGRR comes from the coding sequence atgGCAAGCAGCAAGCCATCGCATATCGACTGCAGCACATTGCTTGTCAACACCTTCAAGAAGGCCCAAAAGAGATGGCGCATTGCTTATCTAACAATTCGCTCTGTCAGGGCAATGCTTTCTCTTGTGAGAGAGATTGTATCAGAAACTAACAGTCGCCAGTTCTCTGGGGTTTTGCACTCTGTTTCCTACGCTGTGCTCGATACAGAGCCAAGCTGTTCCCACCATCacaggaaaggaaatgaatcaACTATCAATATCCCTAATATTGATCAAACGAAACTCACTGAAATGGTGAAGGAGAAAGACTTGATAGCTCTCAACCATCTTGGAGGAGTTGAAGGTGTAGCTACCGTTCTTGGGACAAACTCAAAAATTGGAATCACTGGTCATGACCAGGAAGTCAGCAGGCGGCGTGAGATGTTCGGTTCCAACACTTACCATAAGCCACCTCCgaaaggatttttgttttttgtgatgGAAGCTTTTAGAGACACCACCATTCTTATTCTGCTGGTGTGTGCTGCTCTTTCCCTTGGTTTTGGCATCAAACAACATGGCATAAAGGAAGGTTGGTACGAAGGTGGGAGTATCTTTGTCGCTGTCTTTCTGGTCATTGTTGTCTCTGCGTTCAGCAACTATAGACAGGAGACACAATTTGACAAGCTATcgaaaataagtaacaatattAAGGTTGATGTTCTTAGAAATGAACGGCGACAACAAATCTCCatatttgatattgttgttgGAGATGTTGTCTTCTTGAAGATTGGTGATCAAATTCCAGCTGATGGCTTGTTCTTGGATGGTCACTCTCTGGAAGTGGACGAGTCAAGCATGACAGGAGAGAGTGATCATGTAGCGGCCAACACCAAAGAGAACCCCTTCTTGTTTTCTGGTTCGAAAATTGCAGATGGATATGCTCGAATGCTCGTGACATCTGTGGGGATGAACACAGCATGGGGGGAAATGATGAGCTCAATAAATCGTGACTCCGATGAACGAACACCACTACAAGCCCGGCTTGACAAACTAACTTCTTCTATTGGGAAGGTCGGCCTTTCAGTTGCTTTTATAGTGCTTGTAGTCATGTTAGTTCGTTACTTCACAGGAAATACAGAAGATGGAAATGGGAAGAAGGAGTATATCGGTAGCAAAACAAATACAGATGATGTGTTAAATGCGGTTGTACGCATTGTTGCTGCTGCAGTCACTATTGTGGTTGTTGCTATTCCTGAAGGTTTGCCGTTGGCAGTCACACTAACACTAGCTTATTCTATGAAGAGAATGATGGCTGATCAAGCTATGGTCAGAAAACTTTCAGCTTGTGAAACAATGGGTTCAGCCACAGTCATCTGCACCGACAAAACAGGCACATTGACACTAAATCAGATGAAAGTAGCCAAGTTCTGGCTTGGCCAAGAACCAATTGAGGAAGATACTTATAAAGCAATTGCGCCATCAATTCTTGAATTACTCCACCAAGGAGTCAGTTTAAACACGACCGGTAGTGTGTACAAATCTGCATCAGGATCTGGACCTGAGTTTTCAGGCAGTCCAACGGAAAAAGCAATTCTTTCATGGGCTGTTTCTGAACTGGGCATGGATATGGAAGAACTGAAGCAAAGTTATACCATTCTTCATGTTGAAACTTTCAACTCAGAGAAGAAACGAAGCGGGGTTTCAATAAGGAAAATGGCTGATAATACTGTTCATGTACATTGGAAAGGAGCTGCTGAGATGATTCTGGCTTTGTGTTCAAGTTATTATGAGAGTAGCGGGATCATAAAGTCTATGGATGAGGATGAAAGAAGTAAAATCGGGAAAATAATCCAAGGTATGGCAGCTAGTAGCCTTAGATGCATTGCATTTGCTCATAAAAGGGTTACCGAGGAAGGAATGAAAGACGATGATGGCGAGTCACACCAGAGGCTACAAGAAGATGGTTTGACCTTTCTAGGGATAGTTGGTCTGAAGGATCCATGTAGAATTGGAGCCAAGAAAGCCGTAGAAATCTGCAAAGCTGCAGGGGTGAGCGTGAAAATGATAACTGGTGACAATATTTTCACAGCGAAAGCTATAGCAACAGAATGCGGCATACTTGAGCTCAATAACTATGTAGACAATGAAGAAGTGGTGGAAGGAGTCGTATTTCGGAACTACACAAATGAACAGAGAATGGAGAAGGTAGATAAGATCCGCGTGATGGCAAGGTCCTCCCCTTTCGACAAACTTCTTATGGTACAATGCTTGAGACAGAAAGGTCATGTTGTTGCAGTCACAGGAGATGGCACAAATGATGCGCCTGCATTAAAAGAAGCAGATATAGGACTCTCTATGGGCATTCAAGGTACCGAGGTTGCCAAGGAGAGCTCAGATATCGTCATTCTGGATGATAACTTCACTTCTGTGGCCACTGTTTTGAGATGGGGACGGTGTGTCTATAACAATATTCAGAAATTTATCCAGTTTCAACTGACTGTGAACGTTGCAGCTCTTGTAATCAACTTTATTGCAGCAGTTTCTGCTGGTGAGGTTCCGTTAACAGCTGTTCAGTTGCTGTGGGTAAACCTCATCATGGACACATTGGGAGCTCTGGCTCTTGCTACAGAGCGGCCCACTGATGAGCTAATGGAGATGACACCTGTGGGCCGAACCGAGCCCCTAATCACTAATATAATGTGGAGAAATCTTCTAGCTCAAGCCTTTTACCAGATAGCAATCTTACTGACATTACAATTTGCTGGCGAGTCTATCTTCAATGTAAGTGCAGAAGTTAACGATACGCTAATATTCAACACTTTTGTGCTTTGCCAAGTTTTCAACGAGTTCAATGCAAGGAGTATGGAAAAGCAGAACGTATTCAAAGGCATTCACAGGAACCATCTGTTTCTGGGTATCATCGCAATAACTATTGTTCTTCAGGTGGTGATGGTGGAGTTCCTAAAGAAGTTTGCAAGTACTGAGAGGTTGAACTGGTGGCAGTGGGTGACTTGTATTGTGATTGCAGCTGTATCATGGCCAATTGGTTGGTTTGTGAAACTTATACCAGTTTCAGGCAAACCACTCTTCAGTTACCTCGAGAAGCCAATAGCAACATTTAAAAGAGTTATGCATTCCATGTGCTTTAGAGGAACATCTTCCCCTGGGCTTGGAACTGGGTGTGGTAGAAGGTAA